TGTCTCGCCACGGCGAACCGCAATTTCCCCGGCCGTGAGGGGTCGATGGACTCGAAGGTCTATCTCTCCAGTCCGGCGACGGTCGGTGCCAGCGCGCTCTACGGCGAGATTACGGACCCACGAAGCATCGAGACGACGCGCCACGACGACACCGTCTTCGCGGAGGTGTCGCCATGAGCGCGCAGACCGACCCGAGTGAGGCAGGGCGCGCGTGGGTCTTCGGCGACAACATCGACACCGACCAGATTACCCCGTCGCGCTTCATCGTCTCCTCGGACCCCGAGGAGCTGGCGACCCACGCGTTCAACGACCTCCGGCCGGAGTTCTCGGAGGAGGTCGCCGACGGCGACTTCGTCGTCGCGGGCGAGAACTTCGGCAGCGGCTCCTCGCGGGAGCATTCGCCGCTGTCGCTCGTCGGCGCGGGCGTCTCGGGCGTCGTGGCCCAGTCGTTCGCCCGCATCTTCTTCCGTAACGCCATCAATCTCGGGCTGCCCGTCCTCATCTGTCCGGGCGCGGACGCCATCGACGACGGCGACGAGGTCAGCATGGACATCGACGCCGGCGTCGTCCACAACCACACGACGGGCGAGCAGTACGAGGCGGAAGCACTCCCCGAGTTCCTCCAGTCGCTCGTCGAACAGGGCGGGCTGAAGGCCTACACGAAGGCGAAGCTCGAGGGCTGAGCGACGAAGAGAGCGGAGAGTCACACATCCGGGCACCAAGACCGAGTGAGGCGGGCATCTCGCTCGGAGCGGGCAGCGAATCAGAGGCACCCACTGACGCCTATCGCGGGCGTCGATTCACGTTTTTCTCGGTCGTAATCCGCCGTAGTCTCCCGGTTGAACACGCGTTCGCCACAGCCGAACTCGGGGTCAGGTATCCCAGTAGAGTAGGCCGGCGGCGACGAGCAGACAGACAGCGAGGCCGGCGAAGGCGGTTACGTAGTCCGCGTAGGTCGCGACGATGCCGACGTAGGCCGGGCCGAGCGCGTTCGCGCCGAGGAAGAGTGCCCGTGCCGCGCCGAGGTCTGCGCCCATGTCGCCGTCGGGCGCGTTGTCGACGATGATGGTGTCCGCGAGCGGGAACTCCATCTTGTAGCCGAGCGCGAGGACGACGATACAGCCGTAGATGAGGAGTCTGGACTCGCCGCCGACCAGCGAGAGGACACCGAGGGCGACGGCGGCGACGAGCAGGCCGACGACGGCGATGGACTCACGGCGGAACCGGTCGCTGACCGCGCCGGCGATCGGTTTGATGGCGAGACCGACGACGAAGACGATGGCGAAGGCCGCACTGGCTAGCTGTTCGGAGAACGCCTTCGCCTCGATGAGATAGGTCGGGAAGAAGTTGATGAAGCCGCCGACCATGAAGTAGAAGAGCGCGAACGCGACGAGCGTCCGCCGTTGCTCAGGGCTGGCGACGAGCCGCCGGATCGTTCCCGTGGCGTCGAGCGACGGCGACCCGACGGTGTACTCCTCACGCGACCAGAGGACGAACAGGAGCGTGAGGACACCGAGGACGGCGGCGACCGGGAGGAACGGAGCACGCCACGTCGCGTAGGTGAGCGCGAGGATGGCGACGCCGGAGGCGAGCAGCCCACCGAGGTCGGTTCCGGCGGCGTACAGTCCCATCGCCCGCCCGCGACGCTCAACGTAGAGATCCGAGAGGAGCGCCCGCGAGGGGATGGCGAAGAGTCCCTTCCCGAGACCCGTGACCGCGGCGGCGAGGACGAAGCCCGCCAGCCCGCCTGCCAGCCCGAACGTGGCGAAGCCGAGGACAAGCACGACGAGTCCGGGGACGATGAGCGTCGCGCGGGTCCAGCGGTCCGAATACTCCCCACCGGGATACTGGGTGATGGCGTAGATGCCTTGGAAGACGGCGAGTGCGATGCCCGCGGTCGCGTTCGTGATGCCGAGGTCATCGATGATGGTGGGCAGGAGCGGCGAGAGGAGGAAGCGTCCGAGCTGGAGGACGGCCCACGCGAGCGAGACGGTCGCCAGCATCCGGCCGGGATAGCCGGAGAGCAACCGATCCGACGACGCTGACGATTGTGTCACACTCCTGTCTACGAGAGAGGGGTATCAGTGGGTTACGGTTCCGGCCGAGTCCGCCGCTCCACCGTCACGCGGGAACCTGTCTCCCCCCGCTCTTGTATTACACTGCTATGCGTGTAACGTTACACGCCCCGTCTGTGGATAAAGACCGGTCGGCACGGCGACCGACGGCCGCGGCAGCGACGTCAGAAGAAATCGGAAGAAGTCAGAAGAAGTCCGGACTCTCCGACTCGCTCTCGGCCATGTTGATGTTGACCTCGATGACGTTGGCGGCGTTGGTCACCTCGTCGACGACCATCTCGTGGTACTCGGTCTCCTCCATCCGACGACGCGGTCCCGACACCGACACCGAGCCGAGGACCTTCCCGTGGCGGTTCAAGACGGGCGCGCCGATAGCCTGCAGCCCCTCGATCTCCTCCTCGTCGTTGTAGGCGTAGCCCCGGTCGCGAATCGTCTCCAACTCCGCGACCAGCGCGTCGCGGTCGGTGATGGTGTTGGCAGTCTTCCGGACCAGCCCGTATCTGTCGATGATCTCCTCGACGCGTTCCTCGGGGAGATGTGCGAGGATGGACTTGCCCGTCGCCGAGAAATGGAGGTAGTCGGGTTTCTGAAGCTTACTCGTCTGGTAGTCGCTGCCGACGGCCTTCTCGCCGCGGACCTTGTAGAGGTTGACGCCGAGTCCGTGCTGTTCGGTCGAGAGATGGGCGTACTCGCCGGTCGTCTCCGCCAGCCCTTCGAGGACGCTCTTGCCCTCACGGTAGAGTTGGTTGTGGTTGCGGACGTACTCGCCCAGCAAGAGGAACTGCAACGACAACGAGTAGGTGTTGCCCTCTTTGACGACGAACTTGTTGTCCCGGAGCGTCATCAGATGGTTGTAGACGGCACTCTTCGACATCTCGAGTTCGTCGGCGAGTTCGGTGACGCCCGCGCCGTCGAGGTCCTCCAGCGCGCGGACGACGTCGAACGCACGCGAGACCGTCTTCAACAGCCGCGGCGAGTCCGAGTTCGTGCGGTCGGCCATACCGGCCCTTCGGCCGAATACGGTTTATTCGTTTGTATTTCATGCAGGCCTGCCGCGTTACGACTGAAATCGCGTGTCTGAGTCTCTCTCGCTCCCGTATGACAGTTTCTTTAGATGGTGGGAAGCCGGTTCAAACCATCGAAACCTGCGATTTCGGCGGAACGAAGCGAGACAATTCGCGATATGCACGATTTTGTTTTCTCCCTTCGAGAACAAATAGGTTCGTCTCTCATAATCGGAAGCAGTACCCTGGTTTCAGAAGTCGCAGACTGGCCTCACAGTGTCGAAACGCCAGTAATTGAGCGATTCACATGCTATGTGTCGTTCGCGAAGTCGACAACGCTTTCAGCCGTCTCAGATACTCGAAAAGAGTCGCTTCTCCTCTTATGGCCGTTCGGGCTCCCCGGTTCTGCCCTGTCGCGCTCGCGAACGGCTACTCCGTCGCAAGGTCGGCGAGTGCACCGGCGAGGACGTCCGCAGCCGCCGCGCAGTCCTCCCAGTCGGTCCACTCCAGCGGGTTGTGGGAGATTCCCCCACGCGACGGCGCGAAGAGGAGTCCGGCGTCCGTCACGGACGCGATGTTCATCGTGTCGTGGGCGGCCCCCGAGTGGAGGTCCATCGTCTCGATACCGGCTTCGTCGCCAGCGGCGTGCATGGCGTCTCGGCATCGGTCGCTCATCGGTACCGGCTCGCGGCCCCACGGCCGCTCGAAGGTCGTCTCGACGTCGCGCTCCGAGGCGATGAGGTCGAGACTGGTCCGCGCGTGGTCGACGATGGTCTCGACGGAGTCGCGCTCGACGTCGCGGATGTCGATGGTCAGTTCGGTCCGGCCAGAGATGACGTTCGGCGCGTTCGGCCCGACGTCGAGTTTGCCGACGGTGGCGACTGCGGTCTCCGAATCCGACGCGACGACGTCGTTGGCGATGGCCTCGACGTCGAGGACGAACTCGCTTGCGGCCGCCAGCGCGTCCGAGCGGTCGCCCATCAGCGTCGACCCGGCGTGGTTGGCTTCGCCGATGAACTCGACTTCACAGCGCGTCAGCCCGGTGATGGTCGTGACGACGCCCGCCGGAACGTCGGCGTCTTCGAGCCGTTCGCTCTGTTCGATGTGGAGTTCCAGCCAGGCGTCCCACTCGCTCGCGTCGACGGCACCCTCCCCGCGGAAGCCGATGTCTTCCAGTGCCTCGCCCAAGCTGATCCCCTCGCCGTCTTCGAGCGCGAGTGCCTCATCGACGGTCGTGTCGCCGGCGGCGACGGCCGAGCCGAGGAGACCGCCGCCGAACCGTTGGCCCTCCTCTTCGGTCAGGTTGACGACCTCGACCGGCCGGACGGGTTCGACACCGGCGTCCTGCATCGCGCGGACGCTCTCCAGTGCCGCGTAGACGCCAAGCGGCCCGTCGAAGATGCCGCCTTCGGGGACGGAGTCGAGATGGCTGCCCGCGGCGACGGGCGCGGCGTCGGAGTCGGCACTCTCGGGGTCCCACCGGCCGACGACGTTGCCGACGGCGTCGACGTGGACGGAGAGTCCGGCATCGCGCAGTCGCTCACAGAAATATTCGCGGGCCTGCCGGTCCGCTTCGGTTCCTGCGAGAACGGTCCGTCCGTTGCCCTCGTCGACGGCGAGGCCGCCGTACTCGGCGTTCGCTTCGATGTCTCTGCGGAGACGGTGCTGGCTCACTTGCATTTCGCTACGACATGATTTACCAACATACTACTTGACTGTTTTCGTCGTCGGGGGAATTCTGTCCGATATTAGGTACTTTAGGGAATAGGTACAGTGT
This sequence is a window from Halogranum gelatinilyticum. Protein-coding genes within it:
- a CDS encoding 3-isopropylmalate dehydratase small subunit — protein: MSAQTDPSEAGRAWVFGDNIDTDQITPSRFIVSSDPEELATHAFNDLRPEFSEEVADGDFVVAGENFGSGSSREHSPLSLVGAGVSGVVAQSFARIFFRNAINLGLPVLICPGADAIDDGDEVSMDIDAGVVHNHTTGEQYEAEALPEFLQSLVEQGGLKAYTKAKLEG
- a CDS encoding MFS transporter, with translation MLATVSLAWAVLQLGRFLLSPLLPTIIDDLGITNATAGIALAVFQGIYAITQYPGGEYSDRWTRATLIVPGLVVLVLGFATFGLAGGLAGFVLAAAVTGLGKGLFAIPSRALLSDLYVERRGRAMGLYAAGTDLGGLLASGVAILALTYATWRAPFLPVAAVLGVLTLLFVLWSREEYTVGSPSLDATGTIRRLVASPEQRRTLVAFALFYFMVGGFINFFPTYLIEAKAFSEQLASAAFAIVFVVGLAIKPIAGAVSDRFRRESIAVVGLLVAAVALGVLSLVGGESRLLIYGCIVVLALGYKMEFPLADTIIVDNAPDGDMGADLGAARALFLGANALGPAYVGIVATYADYVTAFAGLAVCLLVAAGLLYWDT
- a CDS encoding IclR family transcriptional regulator → MADRTNSDSPRLLKTVSRAFDVVRALEDLDGAGVTELADELEMSKSAVYNHLMTLRDNKFVVKEGNTYSLSLQFLLLGEYVRNHNQLYREGKSVLEGLAETTGEYAHLSTEQHGLGVNLYKVRGEKAVGSDYQTSKLQKPDYLHFSATGKSILAHLPEERVEEIIDRYGLVRKTANTITDRDALVAELETIRDRGYAYNDEEEIEGLQAIGAPVLNRHGKVLGSVSVSGPRRRMEETEYHEMVVDEVTNAANVIEVNINMAESESESPDFF
- a CDS encoding Zn-dependent hydrolase → MQVSQHRLRRDIEANAEYGGLAVDEGNGRTVLAGTEADRQAREYFCERLRDAGLSVHVDAVGNVVGRWDPESADSDAAPVAAGSHLDSVPEGGIFDGPLGVYAALESVRAMQDAGVEPVRPVEVVNLTEEEGQRFGGGLLGSAVAAGDTTVDEALALEDGEGISLGEALEDIGFRGEGAVDASEWDAWLELHIEQSERLEDADVPAGVVTTITGLTRCEVEFIGEANHAGSTLMGDRSDALAAASEFVLDVEAIANDVVASDSETAVATVGKLDVGPNAPNVISGRTELTIDIRDVERDSVETIVDHARTSLDLIASERDVETTFERPWGREPVPMSDRCRDAMHAAGDEAGIETMDLHSGAAHDTMNIASVTDAGLLFAPSRGGISHNPLEWTDWEDCAAAADVLAGALADLATE